The Sesamum indicum cultivar Zhongzhi No. 13 linkage group LG2, S_indicum_v1.0, whole genome shotgun sequence genome contains a region encoding:
- the LOC105155508 gene encoding 4,5-DOPA dioxygenase extradiol gives MLSTASLKMAGLKDTFFISHGSPTLSIDDSLPARHFLKAFQQRVFPEKPNSILVVSAHWETKDPAVNAVHGPSDTIYDFYNFPKLMYQLKYPAPGAPELAIKVKKLLEEAGFERVYEDKKHGLDHGAWVPLMLMYPDADIPVCQLSVQTEMDATYHYNLGRALAPLKKEGVLIVGSGSATHNLRTMQGINDSVASWAAEFDNWLKESLLSGRFEDVNHYEEKAPFAKLAHPRPEHFYPLHVAMGAAGVNPKAELIHDSWTNYTLSYASYKFTEST, from the exons ATGCTGAGCACGGCGTCGTTAAAGATGGCGGGATTGAAAGACACCTTCTTCATCTCCCACGGTTCGCCGACGCTGTCGATCGACGATTCTTTGCCGGCGAGGCACTTCCTCAAAGCTTTCCAGCAAAGGGTGTTCCCGGAGAAGCCCAACTCCATATTGGTGGTTTCGGCCCACTGGGAGACCAAAGATCCCGCCGTCAACGCCGTCCACGGCCCTTCAGACACCATTTATGATTTCTACAACTTCCCCAAGCTCATGTACCAG CTCAAGTATCCAGCACCAGGAGCACCAGAATTGGCAATTAAGGTGAAGAAACTGCTCGAGGAAGCTGGATTTGAGCGAGTCTATGAGGATAAGAAGCATGGTCTGGACCATGGAGCATGGGTTCCTCTTATGCTTATGTATCCCGATGCTGATATTCCTGTTTGCCAACTTTCTGTACAGACGGAGATGGATGCAACTTATCATTATAACTTGGGAAGGGCATTGGCACCCCTCAAGAAAGAAGGTGTCCTCATAGTTGGTTCTGGTTCTGCCACCCATAACTTAAGGACCATGCAAGGGATCAATGATTCTGTTGCTTCATGGGCTGCCGAGTTTGATAATTGGCTGAAAGAATCCCTCCTCAGTGGAAG GTTCGAAGATGTGAACCATTATGAGGAGAAGGCACCATTTGCCAAACTTGCACACCCCCGGCCCGAGCATTTCTATCCTTTACACGTAGCTATGGGTGCGGCTGGCGTGAACCCAAAAGCTGAGCTCATCCATGATAGCTGGACTAATTACACTCTCTCTTACGCCTCCTATAAGTTCACAGAATCAACCTGA